A region from the Aegilops tauschii subsp. strangulata cultivar AL8/78 chromosome 5, Aet v6.0, whole genome shotgun sequence genome encodes:
- the LOC109781415 gene encoding cell number regulator 10, translating to MKVKPGTEPATGVPVGGAPGTPTAWSSTGVPFGGAPGAPTAWSSGLFDCFDDCGLCCLTCCCPCITFGKVAEIVDRGATSCGTSGALYVLLASLTGCHWIYSCTYRSKMRAQYALPDEPCCDCCVHYCCEPCALVQEYKELKARGYDPEIGWHLNVERRNGGPGVNPPGMQQMGR from the exons ATGAAGGTGAAGCCCGGCACGGAGCCGGCCACCGGCGTCCCCGTCGGCGGCGCACCCGGCACCCCCACCGCCTGGTCCTCCACCGGCGTCCCCTTCGGCGGCGCACCCGGCGCCCCCACCGCCTGGTCCTCCGGCCTCTTCGACTGCTTCGACGACTGCGGCCTCT GTTGCCTGACTTGCTGCTGCCCGTGCATCACGTTCGGCAAGGTGGCGGAGATCGTGGACCGGGGCGCGACGTCGTGCGGGACGAGCGGCGCGCTCTACGTGCTGCTGGCGTCGCTCACGGGGTGCCACTGGATCTACTCCTGCACCTACCGCTCCAAGATGCGCGCCCAGTACGCGCTCCCGGACGAGCCCTGCTGCGACTGCTGCGTGCACTACTGCTGCGAGCCCTGCGCGCTCGTCCAGGAGTACAAGGAGCTCAAGGCCCGCGGCTACGACCCCGAGATCGGCTGGCACCTCAACGTCGAGCGCCGCAACGGCGGCCCCGGCGTCAACCCGCCCGGCATGCAGCAGATGGGCCGCTGA